In Archocentrus centrarchus isolate MPI-CPG fArcCen1 chromosome 1, fArcCen1, whole genome shotgun sequence, the following proteins share a genomic window:
- the LOC115783079 gene encoding histone H1-like — MSEEAPAPAAAPAKAAKKKASKPKKVGPSVGELIVKTVAASKERSGVSAAALKKALAAGGYDVDKNKVRVKTAIKSLVAKGTLVQTKGTGASGSFKMSKKAAETKDKKPAKKAAPKAKKPAAAKKPAAAAAAKKPKKTAAAKKAAAAAKKSPKKAKSPKKAAAAKKPAKSPKKAPAKSPKKAPKKAPAAAKKAPAKKAAKPKVKKAAPAKKK; from the coding sequence ATGTCGGAAGAAGCTCCAGCACCTGCTGCCGCTCCGGCCAAAGCGGCCAAGAAGAAGGCTTCCAAGCCCAAGAAGGTCGGCCCCAGCGTCGGCGAGCTCATTGTCAAAACTGTGGCCGCCTCCAAGGAGCGCAGCGGCGTGTCCGCAGCCGCTCTCAAGAAGGCTCTGGCCGCCGGAGGCTACGATGTGGACAAGAACAAGGTTCGCGTCAAGACCGCCATCAAGAGCCTGGTGGCTAAAGGCACTCTGGTCCAGACCAAGGGCACCGGGGCCTCCGGATCCTTCAAGATGAGCAAGAAGGCCGCCGAGACCAAGGACAAGAAGCCCGCAAAGAAAGCCGCTCCCAAAGCCAAGAAGCCCGCAGCGGCCAAGAAACCCGCCGCAGCAGCAGCGGCCAAAAAGCCCAAGAAGACGGCGGCAGCCAAGAAGGCCGCCGCAGCCGCTAAGAAGTCCCCCAAGAAGGCCAAGAGCCCCAAGAAAGCGGCCGCAGCCAAGAAGCCCGCCAAGAGCCCCAAGAAAGCGCCCGCCAAGAGCCCCAAAAAGGCGCCCAAGAAGGCCCCCGCAGCAGCCAAGAAAGCCCCCGCTAAGAAAGCAGCCAAGCCCAAAGTCAAGAAGGCCGCGCCAGCCAAGAAGAAGTGA